Part of the Arthrobacter globiformis genome is shown below.
GTGCACAACGTCCTGGCCGGACCGCCCCGCAAACTCCCCAAAGAAGAACTCCCCGAACTGCTGCACAGCATGGTCGCCGAAATCGAACGCATCCGCGCCCAGCAGCCCCACGGCCGCTACGACCTTATCCACTCCCACTATTGGGTCTCCGGAATCGCCGGCATCGAACTCTCCGGCCTGTGGAACGTCCCGCTCGTGCACACCATGCACACCATGGCCAAAGTCAAGAACCTCCTCCTGCACTCCGGCGAACAACCCGAACCCCGCCGCCGCGAAGACGGCGAACACCGCATCGTCGACGGCGCCACCCGCCTGATCGCCAACACCACCGCCGAAGCCGCCGAACTCGTCTCCCACTACGGCGCCGACTTCGACCACATCGACGTCGCACCCCCCGGCGTCGACCTCTCCGTCTTCACCCCCGCGTTCCGGACCCGTTCCCGGACCGAACACGGCATCGCACCCGGCACCTTCCACCTGCTGTTCGCCGGCCGCATCCAACGACTCAAAGGCCCGCAGATCCTACTCAAGGCCGCCGCCCTGCTCCGCCAACGCCGCCCCGACATCGACCTCAAACTCACCATCCTCGGCGCACTCAGCGGCGCCAAGGACTTCAACCTCAAAAGCCTCGTCAGCGCCGCCGGACTGGACGACGCCGTCACCCACCACCCGCCGGTCGGCGCAGCGGAACTCGCCGCCTGGTACCGGGCAGCCGACGTCGTCGTCATGCCCTCCTACAGCGAATCCTTCGGCCTCGTGGCGCTGGAAGCCCAGGCCTGCGGCACCCCCGTGGTCGCCACGCGCGTCGGCGGACTCGCCCGCGCCGTCAGCCACGGCCGCACCGGCCTTTTGGTAGACGGCCACCGGGCCGCCGACTGGGCCGACGCCCTCGAAGCCCTCCACGACGACCCTGCCACCCGCCACAACATGGGCACCGCCGCCGCCATCCACGCGGCAAACTCCGGGTGGCAACGCACCGCCGCCATCACCCTCGACAGCTACCACGCCGCCGTCGACGAATTTGCTTCCAGCCACCCCATGGCCGCCGCCTACGGGTCATGGCTCACAGGCTAAACACATTCGGAAAGGACGACGATGTCTGACAGCACTCCCCCGAGCGATACCGGCCAGAGCAGCGCTCCACTGAGCGACCTGGACATTGCCCGCAGGGCAGTGCTCCGGCCGATCGAGGAAATCGCCGCGGCCGCCGGCATCGATGCCGGGGCCGTGGAGTTCTATGGCCGCTTCAAAGCCAAGATCGACCCCGCGAAGCTGTCAGCCCCGGCGCCCGCCGGAAAAGTAGTCCTGGTTTCGGCGATGTCGCCAACGCCCGCCGGAGAAGGAAAATCAACCACGACGGTGGGACTCGCGGATTCGCTTGCGCGGGCGGGCCACAAGGTGATGGTCGCGCTGCGGGAGCCCTCGCTCGGTCCCATCCTCGGCATGAAAGGCGGGGCCACGGGCGGCGGGCTGTCCCAGGTGCTGCCCATGGACGAGATCAACCTGCACTTCACCGGCGACTTCCATGCCGTCACATCTGCCAACAATGCCCTCATGGCCCTCGTGGACAACCACATCTACCAGGGCAATGAACTGAACATCGACCCGCGGCGCATGACATTCAAGCGGGTCCTGGACATGAACGACCGTTCCCTCCGCGAGGTGGTCATCGGACTCGGCGGCCCCACCCAGGGCGTCCCGCGCCAGGACGGCTTCGACATCACCGTCGCATCCGAGATCATGGCGGTCTTTTGCCTCGCCACGGACGTGGCCGACCTGCGGGACAGACTGGGCCGCATCACCTTCGGCTACACCCACGACCGGGCTCCGGTTACCGTGGCGGACCTGGGCGTGCAGGGCGCGCTGACGCTGCTGCTGAAGGAAGCGATCAAGCCGAACCTCGTCCAGACCATCGCCGGCACCCCCGCACTGGTCCATGGCGGGCCGTTCGCGAACATCGCCCACGGGTGCAACTCGCTGATTGCCACGCAGACCGCCCGCAGGCTGGCCGACATCGTGGTGACGGAGGCGGGATTCGGGGCCGACCTGGGGGCGGAGAAGTTTATGGACATCAAGGCGCGGATCGCGGATGTGGCGCCGGCCGCCGTCGTGGTGGTGGCGACCATTCGGGCACTCAAGATGCAGGGCGGGGTGCCCAAGGACCGGCTGGGCGAGCCGAACGTAGAGGCCGTGGCAGCAGGTGTGGTGAACCTGCGCCGGCATGTCCGGAATGTGGAGCGGTTCGGCGTGACGCCGGTGGTGGCGGTCAACAAGTTCCCCTCCGATACCCAGGAGGAGCTCGACTGGCTGCTCGGCTGGTGCGCCGGCGAGGGCATCCAGGCGGCGGTGGCGGATATCTGGGGACGGGGCGGGGGCGGCGACGGCGGCGATGAGCTGGCTGCCAAGGTCGCCGCTGCGGTGTACGGACCGTCGTCGTTCCGGCATCTCTACCCGCTGGACATCTCCGTGGAGGACAAGATCCGCACCATCGTCCAGGAAATCTACGGCGCCGACGGAGTCGACTTTTCGGTGCCTGCCCTGCGCCGCCTGGCGGATATCGAGAAGAACGGCTGGTCCGGGCTGCCGGTCTGCATGGCCAAGACGCAATACTCTTTCACCGACGACGCCTCGCGACTGGGGGCGCCCAAGGGCTTCACCATCCACGTCCGCGACCTCATCCCCAAGACCGGCGCCGGCTTCATCGTGGCCCTGACCGGAGCGGTGATGACCATGCCGGGCCTTCCGGCCATTCCGGCGGCCATGCGGATGGACGTGGACGACGACGGCAATCCGGTCGGCCTCTTCTAAACCCTTCCTCACCTTCGTCGCCCCAACCCAGACGCTTCCTCACGTCCCG
Proteins encoded:
- a CDS encoding formate--tetrahydrofolate ligase; amino-acid sequence: MSDSTPPSDTGQSSAPLSDLDIARRAVLRPIEEIAAAAGIDAGAVEFYGRFKAKIDPAKLSAPAPAGKVVLVSAMSPTPAGEGKSTTTVGLADSLARAGHKVMVALREPSLGPILGMKGGATGGGLSQVLPMDEINLHFTGDFHAVTSANNALMALVDNHIYQGNELNIDPRRMTFKRVLDMNDRSLREVVIGLGGPTQGVPRQDGFDITVASEIMAVFCLATDVADLRDRLGRITFGYTHDRAPVTVADLGVQGALTLLLKEAIKPNLVQTIAGTPALVHGGPFANIAHGCNSLIATQTARRLADIVVTEAGFGADLGAEKFMDIKARIADVAPAAVVVVATIRALKMQGGVPKDRLGEPNVEAVAAGVVNLRRHVRNVERFGVTPVVAVNKFPSDTQEELDWLLGWCAGEGIQAAVADIWGRGGGGDGGDELAAKVAAAVYGPSSFRHLYPLDISVEDKIRTIVQEIYGADGVDFSVPALRRLADIEKNGWSGLPVCMAKTQYSFTDDASRLGAPKGFTIHVRDLIPKTGAGFIVALTGAVMTMPGLPAIPAAMRMDVDDDGNPVGLF
- the mshA gene encoding D-inositol-3-phosphate glycosyltransferase, translating into MSVVKRVAFLSLHTSPMEQPGSGDAGGMNVYIRGLASALAETGIEVEIFTRSTSAGQPAVEHPDPGVCVHNVLAGPPRKLPKEELPELLHSMVAEIERIRAQQPHGRYDLIHSHYWVSGIAGIELSGLWNVPLVHTMHTMAKVKNLLLHSGEQPEPRRREDGEHRIVDGATRLIANTTAEAAELVSHYGADFDHIDVAPPGVDLSVFTPAFRTRSRTEHGIAPGTFHLLFAGRIQRLKGPQILLKAAALLRQRRPDIDLKLTILGALSGAKDFNLKSLVSAAGLDDAVTHHPPVGAAELAAWYRAADVVVMPSYSESFGLVALEAQACGTPVVATRVGGLARAVSHGRTGLLVDGHRAADWADALEALHDDPATRHNMGTAAAIHAANSGWQRTAAITLDSYHAAVDEFASSHPMAAAYGSWLTG